The proteins below come from a single Halobacteriovorax sp. GB3 genomic window:
- a CDS encoding NAD-dependent epimerase/dehydratase family protein has translation MRKVLVLGGNHYFGKKLVQVLLNEGNQVTLLNRGNLDDGLGDQVSRIKCDRHDRSSLEKAIVESYDVVFDQSCFDYDQAKLACDVFNGKAKKYIFTSSMSAYNVYGRSIKERLFDPLNFSFQTKETVDSNYGEAKRQAEVSFYRYAKFPVTAVRFPIVLDEKDATGRLQFHVNRIKKQEPIYFTNLESKISFISADDAAKALNELSKIEFSGPINVASSDPISLKDLNERISTIVGTPFVLAKTQTEENSSPYNIAEDWYMDCSNLESLGIKLEAIDDYLPKMITSINNQ, from the coding sequence ATGAGAAAAGTGTTAGTTTTAGGTGGTAATCACTACTTTGGAAAAAAATTAGTTCAAGTATTATTGAATGAAGGCAATCAAGTAACATTGCTTAATAGAGGAAATCTGGATGATGGGCTTGGTGATCAAGTTAGTAGGATCAAGTGTGATAGGCATGATAGATCATCTTTAGAAAAAGCAATTGTTGAAAGTTATGATGTTGTCTTTGATCAATCTTGTTTTGATTACGATCAAGCGAAGCTTGCTTGTGATGTCTTCAACGGAAAAGCTAAAAAATATATTTTTACTTCTAGTATGTCGGCCTATAACGTTTATGGTCGTTCAATCAAAGAAAGACTTTTTGATCCTTTAAACTTCTCGTTTCAGACAAAAGAAACGGTAGATAGTAATTATGGAGAAGCAAAAAGACAGGCCGAAGTATCCTTTTATCGATATGCAAAGTTTCCTGTAACAGCAGTTAGGTTTCCAATCGTCTTAGATGAAAAGGATGCAACAGGAAGGCTTCAGTTTCATGTGAATAGAATTAAAAAACAAGAACCGATCTATTTTACTAACCTTGAATCTAAGATCTCATTTATCTCTGCTGATGATGCAGCAAAAGCACTGAATGAATTAAGTAAGATTGAATTCTCTGGCCCAATCAATGTCGCAAGTTCAGATCCTATTAGTCTTAAAGATTTAAATGAGCGTATAAGTACAATTGTTGGTACGCCGTTTGTGTTGGCAAAAACACAAACAGAGGAAAATAGCTCTCCTTATAATATTGCTGAAGATTGGTATATGGATTGTTCAAATCTAGAAAGCCTCGGGATCAAACTAGAGGCCATAGATGACTATTTACCCAAAATGATTACATCAATAAATAATCAGTAA
- a CDS encoding DUF4423 domain-containing protein: protein MDFVVMDDLSIFNFSDYRVFIRSYINGKKKNKSSFSVSQFSSQLGLKDTSSLTKILNGQRNPGELINQKFIEAFKFNSEEESYYRDLVRLKKEKDVFKKNEILESLKKKANKESFYTLDIAQFELISNWHSYALREAVRLNDFKLCPSWIKNRFSLNMGTEYIEKIYSNLEKLELIEINQEDGQRKARVLRNRYTPPLDFPSDAIKSFHEGAITRGVKSLYKTPVEKRHICSSTIAIKKEKIAEAKKLIDEFQDRISALIESDDADEVYMFNMQFFPLTESKQ, encoded by the coding sequence ATGGACTTTGTTGTTATGGACGACTTATCAATTTTCAATTTCTCAGATTATAGAGTCTTTATTAGAAGTTATATTAATGGGAAGAAAAAAAATAAATCTAGCTTTAGTGTTAGTCAGTTCTCCAGTCAACTAGGTCTCAAAGACACATCTTCTCTAACTAAAATTTTAAATGGTCAGCGTAATCCAGGTGAATTAATCAATCAAAAGTTTATAGAGGCCTTTAAATTTAACTCAGAAGAGGAGAGCTATTACAGAGATCTAGTAAGATTAAAAAAAGAAAAAGATGTTTTCAAAAAAAATGAAATTCTAGAATCTCTGAAAAAGAAAGCTAATAAAGAAAGCTTTTATACCCTTGATATCGCTCAATTTGAATTGATTTCAAATTGGCATTCTTATGCATTGAGGGAAGCCGTTAGATTAAATGATTTTAAACTCTGCCCATCATGGATTAAGAATCGATTCTCTTTGAATATGGGAACTGAATACATTGAGAAAATTTATTCGAATCTTGAAAAACTAGAATTGATCGAAATAAATCAAGAAGATGGACAAAGAAAAGCTCGTGTACTTAGAAATCGATATACACCACCTCTAGATTTTCCTAGCGATGCCATTAAGTCGTTTCATGAAGGCGCGATTACTAGAGGTGTAAAGTCTCTCTACAAAACACCTGTTGAAAAAAGGCATATCTGTTCATCAACGATTGCTATAAAAAAAGAAAAAATAGCTGAAGCAAAGAAATTAATTGATGAGTTTCAAGATCGAATATCTGCTTTAATAGAGTCCGATGATGCAGATGAAGTTTATATGTTTAATATGCAATTCTTTCCACTCACGGAGTCTAAGCAATGA
- a CDS encoding alpha-amylase family glycosyl hydrolase translates to MSKKINELLGELNSDFLSLVPFINEEIEKINQKSVKDEKNLFSNEDTILITYADQFNEQGKSNFESLNSFMTNELKGVVNTVHILPFYPWTSDDGFSPVDYKEVKKEYGTWEDVEKISYKKMYDCVYNHISSESPFFKKALEGDEKAISMFHIYSEKEYGTEDFQENIKKVVRPRTHPLFSEYEINGKKHYVWTTFSKDQIDTNLNNVDMLKYILESFFLYIQTGARFFRVDAVPFIWKELGTNCSHLEKTHKFVQLIRAIIDSLNLNLYLVTESNVPHQENITYWGDGENEAHIIYNFSLSPLILHGLTFKTNQYLNKWASEVFKIGKKTTYLNFTASHDGIGMRGLEGIVPEGDIEKLCHIVEQNGGKVGKKRSRDGSEKPYELNITWASFLKDSRLSDEENIRKVVNSHAIVMFFPGIGAHYVHNFLGSENWQEGFEESGIPRRLNRKKFNYPLDLNERENQIKNDLVDLIAYKNSEELFRADKSIRMINIHEECLCFERYDDNDVIRVYMNLSDRELQLERIRLKAYDLQFVKNGKLIA, encoded by the coding sequence GTGAGTAAAAAAATAAATGAATTATTAGGTGAGTTAAACTCGGATTTTTTATCACTTGTTCCTTTTATTAATGAGGAAATAGAGAAGATAAACCAAAAGAGTGTGAAGGATGAGAAAAATCTCTTTAGTAATGAAGATACCATTCTTATTACTTATGCCGATCAATTCAATGAACAGGGAAAATCTAATTTTGAATCATTGAATTCGTTTATGACAAATGAACTAAAAGGTGTTGTAAATACTGTTCATATCCTTCCTTTCTATCCTTGGACAAGTGACGATGGTTTCTCTCCCGTTGACTATAAAGAAGTTAAGAAAGAATACGGAACGTGGGAAGATGTTGAAAAAATAAGCTATAAGAAAATGTATGACTGTGTTTACAATCATATCTCTAGCGAATCTCCTTTTTTTAAAAAGGCCTTAGAGGGTGATGAAAAGGCGATATCCATGTTTCATATTTATTCTGAGAAAGAATATGGGACTGAAGATTTTCAAGAGAATATTAAAAAAGTTGTTCGCCCTCGAACTCATCCTCTCTTTTCTGAATATGAAATTAATGGAAAAAAGCATTATGTGTGGACAACGTTTAGCAAAGATCAAATCGATACAAATTTAAATAATGTGGATATGCTTAAGTATATCCTTGAAAGCTTCTTTCTCTATATTCAAACTGGCGCAAGGTTTTTTAGAGTCGATGCTGTCCCTTTTATCTGGAAGGAGCTCGGTACAAATTGTTCTCATCTCGAAAAAACTCATAAATTTGTTCAACTGATTAGAGCGATCATTGATTCACTGAATCTCAATTTGTACCTTGTTACTGAGAGTAATGTTCCTCATCAAGAGAATATTACTTACTGGGGCGATGGTGAAAATGAAGCCCATATCATCTATAACTTTTCACTTTCGCCACTCATTCTTCATGGGTTAACTTTTAAGACGAATCAATATCTTAATAAGTGGGCAAGCGAAGTCTTTAAGATTGGAAAGAAAACAACTTATCTTAATTTCACTGCTAGTCATGATGGTATTGGAATGCGTGGACTTGAGGGGATTGTTCCTGAAGGTGATATTGAAAAGCTTTGTCATATCGTTGAACAAAATGGTGGAAAAGTTGGAAAGAAAAGATCACGCGACGGTTCAGAAAAGCCCTATGAATTAAACATAACATGGGCAAGCTTTTTAAAAGACTCTCGTTTAAGTGATGAAGAGAATATAAGAAAAGTTGTTAACTCACATGCTATTGTTATGTTCTTTCCAGGAATTGGTGCTCACTATGTTCATAACTTCCTTGGAAGTGAAAACTGGCAAGAAGGGTTTGAAGAGAGTGGAATCCCAAGACGATTGAATCGAAAGAAATTTAACTATCCACTAGATTTGAATGAACGTGAAAATCAGATTAAGAACGATCTTGTCGATCTTATTGCTTATAAAAATAGTGAAGAATTATTTCGTGCAGATAAGAGTATTCGTATGATCAACATTCATGAGGAATGTCTTTGTTTTGAGCGCTATGATGATAATGATGTCATTAGAGTTTACATGAATCTCTCTGATAGAGAATTACAATTAGAGAGAATTCGATTGAAGGCCTATGATTTGCAGTTTGTAAAAAATGGTAAGCTTATAGCGTAG
- a CDS encoding DUF4147 domain-containing protein, producing MMISKKVSETVREVIELLDPYFHLKKLISFNDKGINFKDQEVVFNGKIYLFGLGKASSFELEAFYQLLKENDLENKIEKIVSYTKEGATVDCENFIELEGTHPVVSERNIENTKKYIQLLEEISKEDTLIFFLSGGASALLELPVEGLSFEQLKLKHEQLLLSGININEMNKKRKEISLVKNGGLLKYIKTKNIIQFVTCDIPNENLSDVGSGPLLNDTRIDENPYTIKSQSASLLLERLCERDSKRIRDKIYDCSFEELIESVERKLPLGDDILISGGEAPVEVTKFEGRGGRNTHFVLSLANRIYSKEENRNIHILSFGTDGGDGNTNVAGAYINFDLFSTLDPKEYLEEFNSFEYFEKINGLVITGVTKTNVMDLRCIWRE from the coding sequence ATGATGATATCCAAAAAAGTCAGCGAAACGGTAAGAGAAGTCATTGAGTTACTTGATCCGTATTTTCATTTAAAAAAATTAATATCCTTTAATGATAAAGGGATTAATTTTAAAGACCAAGAAGTAGTATTTAACGGAAAAATTTACTTATTCGGTTTAGGAAAAGCGTCTAGCTTTGAGTTAGAAGCTTTCTATCAGTTGTTAAAAGAAAATGACCTTGAAAATAAAATAGAAAAAATCGTTTCTTATACTAAAGAAGGGGCAACAGTTGATTGCGAGAACTTTATTGAGCTCGAAGGTACACATCCCGTTGTTAGTGAAAGAAATATTGAAAATACGAAAAAATATATTCAACTTCTTGAAGAAATATCAAAAGAGGATACGCTAATTTTCTTTCTTTCAGGTGGAGCGAGCGCTCTATTAGAGCTTCCTGTTGAGGGTTTAAGCTTCGAACAATTGAAACTTAAACATGAACAGCTTTTGCTATCGGGAATTAATATCAATGAGATGAATAAAAAGCGAAAAGAAATATCTCTCGTAAAAAATGGTGGTCTTTTAAAATATATAAAGACTAAGAACATTATACAATTTGTTACCTGTGACATTCCGAATGAAAATTTAAGTGATGTTGGTTCTGGTCCTTTGTTGAATGATACAAGAATTGATGAAAACCCCTATACCATTAAATCGCAAAGTGCTTCGCTCTTACTTGAAAGATTGTGTGAGAGAGACTCTAAAAGAATACGTGATAAAATCTATGATTGTAGCTTTGAAGAGCTGATTGAATCAGTAGAGAGAAAACTTCCTCTAGGTGATGATATCCTTATATCTGGAGGTGAAGCTCCGGTAGAAGTGACAAAGTTTGAGGGAAGAGGTGGGAGAAATACTCACTTCGTTTTGTCCCTTGCTAATAGAATTTATTCGAAAGAAGAAAATAGAAATATTCACATATTGAGTTTTGGAACAGATGGTGGAGATGGAAATACTAATGTGGCCGGTGCCTATATAAATTTTGATCTCTTCTCAACTTTAGACCCAAAAGAATACTTAGAAGAATTTAATTCCTTTGAATATTTTGAAAAGATTAATGGCCTCGTTATTACAGGGGTAACAAAAACGAATGTTATGGATTTAAGGTGTATTTGGCGTGAGTAA
- a CDS encoding sodium:solute symporter — MKLHVLDWTIIILYLIGMIGLSIYLSRGQKNKDDYYLGGNDTGAWPIAISTMATQCSTNSILGAPAFVAFSIGGGMLWLQYELAVPFAMIFLMIFLLPLYRRLGIISVYAYLEQRFDKRTRLVLSLLFQFIRAFATGVTVYGISIVIAYCTGISFTLAVVMLGVITIIYDSIGGMKAVIISDVIQMVVLYGAIIMTIIIAINLTGGWSETINAFDHTRLTALNLKTHGFDGNSFSFLAMFIGGFFLYVSYYGCDQSQVQRELSTKSIDDTNKALFLNGVLRFPLVLTYCFLGVCIGAFVSKHPDFINFLPIENGKPNYNLSVPVFVLKYFPIGAVGLVMVGLFSAAMSSLDSTINSLSATSMQDIFKSFLDKSFSEKQELYLSKVLTIFWGTVCTVFAFFVGDIADSIIVSMNKIGSLANGPILGVFLLGILTKRANGVGAISGLILGFIVNAIFWIYIPNVTWPWWNMIGCVVCFCTGMLLSYATRPVEQSIVGLTYSSFKTESKELFEIDWRKYYLILALWGIVIFLFCYNL; from the coding sequence ATGAAACTACATGTTTTAGATTGGACAATAATTATTTTATATCTAATAGGAATGATAGGTCTAAGTATTTATCTTTCAAGAGGGCAAAAAAACAAAGACGATTACTACTTAGGTGGTAACGACACGGGAGCTTGGCCCATCGCCATTTCAACAATGGCAACTCAATGTTCAACAAATTCAATTCTAGGAGCCCCAGCATTTGTCGCCTTCTCAATTGGAGGGGGAATGCTTTGGCTTCAATATGAGCTAGCCGTCCCCTTTGCCATGATTTTTCTAATGATCTTTCTGCTCCCTCTCTATAGGCGACTTGGAATCATCTCTGTCTATGCCTATTTAGAACAAAGATTTGATAAGAGAACGAGACTTGTTCTCTCACTCCTATTTCAATTCATTAGGGCCTTCGCTACAGGTGTTACTGTTTATGGTATTTCCATTGTTATTGCCTACTGTACTGGTATTAGCTTCACTCTCGCTGTCGTCATGTTAGGTGTGATCACCATTATTTATGATTCAATCGGTGGAATGAAGGCCGTTATCATTTCAGACGTGATTCAAATGGTCGTACTCTACGGTGCGATTATTATGACCATCATCATCGCTATAAACCTTACTGGAGGATGGAGTGAGACAATCAATGCATTTGATCACACGCGTTTAACAGCATTGAACTTAAAGACTCATGGTTTTGATGGGAATAGTTTTTCTTTCTTAGCAATGTTTATTGGTGGATTCTTTCTCTATGTCTCTTACTATGGCTGTGATCAGTCACAAGTACAAAGAGAATTATCTACAAAGAGTATAGACGATACAAATAAGGCCCTCTTTCTAAATGGTGTACTTCGCTTTCCACTCGTGCTTACTTACTGTTTTCTAGGCGTTTGTATTGGTGCTTTTGTGTCCAAGCATCCTGATTTCATCAACTTTCTTCCTATTGAAAATGGAAAACCTAATTACAACCTTTCCGTACCTGTCTTTGTTTTAAAATATTTCCCCATAGGTGCTGTAGGACTTGTCATGGTCGGTCTTTTCTCTGCCGCAATGTCTTCTCTTGATTCAACGATAAACTCACTATCGGCAACATCTATGCAGGATATTTTTAAAAGTTTTCTGGACAAAAGTTTCAGCGAAAAACAGGAACTTTATTTGTCCAAAGTTCTTACGATTTTTTGGGGAACGGTATGCACAGTATTCGCTTTTTTCGTTGGAGACATAGCAGATTCAATTATTGTATCCATGAATAAAATTGGCTCACTTGCCAACGGCCCTATTCTTGGTGTTTTTCTTTTAGGAATTCTCACAAAAAGGGCCAACGGTGTTGGAGCTATTAGTGGTCTGATACTCGGATTTATCGTCAATGCAATCTTTTGGATCTATATTCCAAATGTAACATGGCCATGGTGGAATATGATTGGTTGTGTGGTTTGTTTTTGCACAGGAATGTTACTCTCTTATGCGACCAGACCTGTTGAACAATCAATCGTTGGACTTACTTACAGCTCTTTTAAGACCGAAAGCAAAGAACTCTTTGAAATTGATTGGCGAAAATACTATCTGATTCTCGCCTTATGGGGAATTGTGATCTTTTTATTTTGTTATAATCTCTAA
- a CDS encoding RrF2 family transcriptional regulator: MKLGNQVEWAIHCMELLARVPSEIYVPTKVLAKFHGIPKEYLSKAMQLLAQAELVEGTLGPKGGYRLAKAPSKISLLDIVEAIEGKKMTFNCQEIRFNNPCLKKEHKQKGTTCMIASAMFQADEAWRSVLRKKKLSHIVSEIDKEVPAIIFELSEDWMNQELFS; encoded by the coding sequence ATGAAATTAGGAAATCAAGTTGAATGGGCAATTCATTGTATGGAACTTCTCGCGAGAGTTCCCAGTGAAATTTATGTTCCAACGAAGGTTCTTGCTAAATTTCATGGAATTCCTAAAGAGTATCTTTCCAAAGCGATGCAGCTTCTTGCTCAAGCTGAATTGGTTGAAGGAACTCTTGGGCCTAAAGGCGGTTACCGTCTAGCAAAAGCTCCATCAAAAATTAGTCTACTTGATATCGTCGAGGCAATTGAGGGTAAGAAAATGACCTTCAATTGCCAAGAGATTCGATTTAACAATCCATGTTTAAAGAAAGAGCACAAGCAAAAGGGAACAACTTGTATGATTGCAAGTGCAATGTTTCAAGCTGATGAAGCTTGGCGAAGTGTTCTTAGAAAGAAGAAACTTTCTCATATTGTCTCAGAAATTGATAAAGAAGTTCCTGCAATTATCTTTGAACTTTCTGAGGACTGGATGAATCAAGAACTCTTCTCGTAG
- a CDS encoding cyclase family protein, which produces MPYILSPLVTEESEAMWGEGTAYQKEEIYSIRAGKLPPVNYDRHIFNAHSLTHAEAARHVANDGKTIDQYFQDNFFYGSCRLVRLKGNQYKEIEPGLYHWEVKLSELKEALGDVVPKKLLLTTDTYFKNSKGYHDPNYVLTLDQEAADWLVSSNNFNLYGTSWKSTDFSRGSRERPIHQTIFSKAVILECLELSEVPEGEYFLVAYPLNLKGASESPLTPVLFTFDELKNEM; this is translated from the coding sequence ATGCCTTATATACTATCCCCTTTAGTCACCGAAGAAAGCGAAGCGATGTGGGGAGAAGGGACGGCTTATCAAAAAGAAGAAATTTATTCGATAAGAGCTGGCAAATTACCACCTGTAAATTACGATCGCCATATATTCAATGCTCATAGTCTTACACACGCTGAAGCGGCAAGGCACGTCGCTAATGATGGAAAGACTATTGATCAATATTTTCAAGATAATTTCTTTTATGGATCTTGTCGGCTCGTGCGCCTTAAAGGAAATCAATACAAAGAAATAGAACCAGGACTTTACCACTGGGAAGTAAAGTTAAGTGAACTCAAAGAGGCCTTAGGGGATGTCGTTCCTAAGAAATTACTTCTTACAACAGATACCTATTTTAAAAATTCAAAAGGCTACCACGATCCAAATTATGTTCTTACTCTGGATCAAGAAGCTGCCGACTGGCTTGTTAGTTCAAATAATTTTAATCTCTATGGAACGAGTTGGAAGAGCACCGACTTTTCTAGAGGAAGTAGGGAGAGACCAATCCATCAAACTATTTTTTCAAAAGCCGTTATTCTAGAATGTTTGGAACTCTCTGAAGTTCCAGAGGGAGAGTATTTTCTTGTGGCCTATCCACTTAATCTTAAAGGTGCTAGTGAATCACCGTTAACGCCAGTTCTTTTCACTTTTGATGAATTGAAAAATGAGATGTAA